One part of the Truepera radiovictrix DSM 17093 genome encodes these proteins:
- the metG gene encoding methionine--tRNA ligase, with protein MGKDTPAPTERPQTTGAGARTAEAQTRGVYYATTPIFYVNAEPHIGHAYTTTLVDVVTRFHRLKGDDTLFLTGTDEHGEKIQKAADAAGLSPQAYTDRVAKKFQDTWNSLGIAYDEFIRTTEARHQAVVHEVLTRVYEAGDIIFGEYGGLYCVGCERYYTDKELEGGKCPQHDIPLEYRSEENYFFRMERYRPWLRETLEENPELIRPERYRNEVLSILREPIGDLSISRPRSRVPWGIPLPWDENHVTYVWFDALINYYSALKSRDAVERYWPFVEHFIAKDILKPHGVFWPTMLKSAGLPLYRHLNVHGYWLVDGGKMSKSKGNVVRPLDLKDKYGNDAFRYYLLRDMTFGLDASFSEVGLAERINADLANDLGNLLNRTLGMLGKYRGGVVPAPGPLEPIDEALRDAFVGLPERMTELFDALQFDRAIESVLEAVRKANKYIAETQPWVLAKEGAAGRLDTVLYGCVEALRCASILLSPVIPTKAAELQQQLGLKGDYTLQDAATWGLTPAGTPTAPGAPLFPRVDLAALNDSLEPKETALEHLPEVTLDDFAKLELRVAEILKAEAHPKADKLLVLTVKLGPEERTVVSGIREWYTPAELVGKKVVLVANLKPVKLRGVLSQGMILAAEDSEGNLSVSVLDRDLASGSVVR; from the coding sequence ATGGGTAAGGACACGCCAGCACCGACCGAACGACCACAGACGACAGGGGCAGGGGCGCGGACGGCGGAGGCGCAGACACGAGGGGTCTACTACGCCACGACCCCCATCTTCTACGTCAACGCCGAACCGCACATCGGCCACGCCTACACGACCACCCTGGTCGACGTGGTCACGCGCTTTCACCGCCTTAAAGGCGACGACACCCTGTTTTTGACCGGCACCGACGAGCACGGCGAAAAGATCCAGAAGGCCGCCGACGCCGCGGGGCTCTCGCCGCAGGCGTACACCGACAGGGTCGCGAAGAAGTTCCAGGACACCTGGAACTCTCTGGGTATCGCCTACGACGAGTTTATCCGCACGACCGAAGCGCGCCACCAGGCGGTCGTCCACGAGGTGCTAACGCGCGTGTACGAGGCCGGCGACATCATCTTCGGCGAGTACGGCGGGCTCTACTGCGTCGGTTGCGAGCGCTACTACACCGACAAGGAGCTCGAGGGCGGCAAGTGCCCGCAGCACGACATCCCGCTAGAGTACCGCAGCGAGGAGAACTACTTTTTCCGGATGGAGCGCTACCGCCCGTGGCTGCGCGAAACCCTCGAGGAGAACCCCGAGCTCATTCGCCCCGAACGCTACCGCAACGAAGTCTTGAGCATCCTGCGCGAGCCCATCGGCGACCTCTCGATCAGCCGCCCGCGGTCGCGCGTGCCCTGGGGCATCCCGTTGCCGTGGGATGAGAACCACGTGACCTACGTGTGGTTTGACGCGCTGATCAACTACTACTCGGCGCTTAAAAGCCGCGACGCCGTCGAACGCTACTGGCCGTTTGTCGAGCACTTTATCGCCAAGGACATCTTGAAGCCCCACGGCGTCTTCTGGCCGACCATGCTCAAGTCCGCCGGGTTACCCCTGTACCGGCACCTCAACGTCCACGGCTACTGGCTCGTCGACGGCGGCAAGATGAGCAAATCCAAGGGCAACGTGGTGCGCCCCTTGGACCTCAAGGACAAGTACGGCAACGACGCCTTCCGCTACTACCTGCTGCGTGACATGACCTTCGGGTTAGACGCCTCGTTTAGCGAGGTGGGTTTGGCCGAGCGCATCAACGCCGACCTCGCCAACGACCTCGGCAACCTCCTCAACCGGACGCTCGGGATGCTGGGCAAGTACCGCGGCGGCGTGGTGCCGGCGCCGGGGCCGTTAGAGCCCATCGACGAGGCACTTAGGGACGCGTTCGTGGGGCTGCCGGAGCGCATGACGGAGCTTTTCGACGCCCTGCAGTTCGACCGCGCCATCGAGAGCGTGTTGGAGGCGGTGCGCAAAGCGAACAAGTACATCGCCGAGACCCAACCCTGGGTGCTCGCCAAAGAGGGGGCAGCAGGGCGCCTCGACACGGTGCTCTACGGCTGCGTCGAAGCGCTGCGCTGCGCGAGCATCCTGCTCTCCCCCGTCATCCCGACGAAAGCGGCCGAGCTGCAACAGCAGCTCGGCCTGAAAGGCGACTACACCCTGCAAGACGCTGCGACCTGGGGCCTGACGCCGGCGGGGACGCCGACCGCACCGGGCGCGCCGCTCTTTCCGCGCGTCGACCTCGCCGCCTTAAACGACAGCCTAGAGCCGAAAGAGACAGCCTTGGAACACCTTCCCGAAGTGACCCTAGACGACTTTGCCAAGCTCGAGCTGCGCGTCGCCGAGATTCTCAAGGCCGAAGCGCACCCCAAAGCCGACAAACTGCTCGTGCTGACCGTTAAACTCGGCCCCGAAGAGCGCACCGTCGTCTCGGGCATCCGGGAGTGGTACACGCCCGCGGAGCTCGTCGGCAAAAAGGTCGTGTTGGTCGCCAACCTCAAACCCGTAAAGCTGCGCGGCGTGCTGTCCCAAGGGATGATCTTGGCCGCCGAAGACAGCGAGGGGAACCTCAGCGTGTCGGTTTTGGACCGCGACCTCGCGAGCGGGAGCGTGGTGCGCTAG
- a CDS encoding universal stress protein → MAELFIVGVDGSDGARRAAAFAAKRARCVGAKVLLLGVIEWSRYAFYTPEELETRGRDKQRATERAEREVLRPLAESLQGEGLEVSCLVRHGHAAEVIQALAEERGASEVFVGREGRSPFVGALFGSVTHRIVSTSNVPVTVVP, encoded by the coding sequence ATGGCGGAGCTTTTCATCGTGGGCGTCGACGGCAGCGACGGGGCGCGCCGCGCGGCGGCGTTTGCCGCCAAAAGGGCGCGCTGCGTAGGGGCCAAGGTGCTGCTTTTGGGCGTGATCGAGTGGTCGCGCTACGCCTTTTACACCCCCGAGGAGCTTGAAACCCGCGGGCGCGACAAGCAGCGGGCGACCGAGCGGGCGGAGCGCGAGGTGCTGCGCCCGCTCGCCGAGTCGTTGCAGGGAGAGGGGCTCGAGGTGAGCTGTCTGGTGCGCCACGGCCACGCCGCCGAGGTGATCCAAGCGCTCGCCGAGGAGCGCGGTGCGAGCGAGGTCTTCGTCGGCCGCGAGGGCCGCTCGCCCTTCGTGGGGGCGCTTTTCGGTAGCGTCACGCACCGCATCGTGAGCACCTCAAACGTGCCCGTGACGGTGGTGCCCTGA
- a CDS encoding alanine/glycine:cation symporter family protein, translating to MALTLGLTGTGVAQTAGGIDDAINRALTPFADAVSSVIFFSVPVGEAQLPLIVVWLIVAALFFTFYFNFINFRGFRHGFRLIRGDYDDPESAGEVTHFQALATALSGTVGLGNIAGVAVAVSVGGPGATFWMILAGLLGMASKFVECTLGVMYRTEYPDGRVSGGPMHYLRKGLAERNLGGLGRALAAFFAVMCIGGSLGGGNMFQSNQAYQQVVNVTGGDASFFAGRAWVFGLLAALAVGAVIIGGIKSIARVTEKIVPFMAVTYISAALVILVANAAQIPAAFGAIIDGAFSPEGVTGGFIGVLIQGFQRAAFSNEAGIGSAAIAHSAVKTKHPVTEGIVALNEPFVDTVVVCTMTALVIVITGTYTQAGLSGVELTSAAFAQNIAWFPYVLALAVVLFAFSTMISWSYYGVKAATYLFGESALTETLFKVVFCTFTLIGAVMQLDAVIAFSDSMIFAMSLANVVGLYILAPEVKRALGAYWRDIESGAIRSRRELARTGD from the coding sequence CTGGCCCTAACGCTGGGGCTGACCGGCACGGGGGTCGCCCAGACGGCCGGGGGGATCGACGACGCCATCAACCGCGCCCTAACGCCCTTTGCGGACGCGGTCTCGAGCGTTATCTTCTTCTCGGTGCCCGTCGGCGAGGCGCAGCTCCCGCTTATCGTGGTGTGGTTGATCGTCGCGGCCCTCTTTTTCACCTTCTACTTCAACTTCATCAACTTCCGCGGTTTCCGCCACGGCTTCCGGCTGATCCGCGGCGACTACGACGACCCGGAGAGCGCGGGCGAGGTGACGCACTTTCAGGCGCTGGCGACCGCCCTGTCAGGAACCGTCGGTCTCGGCAACATCGCGGGCGTCGCGGTCGCGGTGTCGGTGGGTGGGCCCGGCGCGACCTTCTGGATGATCCTGGCGGGGCTTTTGGGGATGGCGTCGAAGTTCGTCGAGTGCACCTTGGGCGTCATGTACCGCACTGAGTACCCCGACGGGCGCGTCTCGGGCGGCCCCATGCACTACCTGCGTAAAGGGCTCGCCGAGCGCAACTTGGGTGGCCTCGGGCGGGCGCTCGCGGCGTTTTTCGCGGTGATGTGTATCGGCGGTTCGCTGGGTGGCGGCAACATGTTCCAGTCGAACCAAGCGTACCAGCAGGTGGTCAACGTCACGGGCGGCGACGCCTCGTTTTTCGCGGGGCGCGCCTGGGTGTTCGGGCTCTTGGCGGCGCTCGCGGTCGGCGCGGTGATCATCGGCGGCATCAAAAGCATCGCCCGCGTGACCGAAAAGATCGTCCCCTTCATGGCCGTGACGTACATCAGCGCCGCTTTGGTGATCCTGGTGGCCAACGCCGCGCAGATCCCGGCGGCGTTCGGCGCGATTATAGACGGCGCCTTTAGTCCCGAGGGGGTCACGGGCGGCTTTATCGGGGTCTTGATCCAGGGCTTTCAGCGCGCCGCTTTCTCCAACGAAGCGGGCATCGGTTCGGCGGCCATCGCGCACTCGGCGGTCAAGACCAAGCACCCGGTGACTGAAGGCATCGTGGCGCTCAACGAGCCCTTCGTCGACACCGTCGTGGTCTGCACCATGACGGCTTTGGTCATCGTCATCACCGGCACCTACACCCAGGCGGGGCTAAGCGGGGTAGAGCTGACCTCGGCGGCCTTTGCCCAGAACATCGCCTGGTTCCCCTACGTGCTGGCCCTGGCGGTCGTGCTCTTTGCGTTTTCCACCATGATCTCGTGGTCGTACTACGGCGTCAAAGCGGCGACCTATTTGTTCGGCGAGTCAGCCCTTACCGAGACGCTCTTTAAGGTCGTCTTTTGCACCTTTACCCTGATCGGCGCGGTGATGCAGCTCGACGCCGTGATCGCTTTTTCGGACTCGATGATCTTTGCGATGTCGCTCGCCAACGTCGTGGGGCTCTATATCCTCGCGCCCGAGGTCAAGCGGGCGCTCGGGGCCTATTGGCGCGACATCGAGAGCGGCGCGATCCGAAGCCGGCGCGAGCTCGCCCGGACGGGGGACTGA
- a CDS encoding superoxide dismutase, with protein MADHQSDLLARARVGGAPSHLALSRRRFLQFGAGALAALGLSGLRVGRAQTLARAASAPARPLPAYAEDLGRYPFSLPELGYAYGALEPVIDAETMTLHHQEHHQSYVDALNAALADYPELQGRTLGELLTTLPELPEEVRQDVQNQGGGHLNHALWWRWVAPGGSREPVGRSAERIAETFGDLEGLKEPFNAAADARFGSGWAWLVVDESGRLSVLSTPNQDHPISQGLVPLLGLDVWEHAYYLSYRNRRPEYINAFWEVVNWDAVEEQHGVAAALFGF; from the coding sequence ATGGCAGACCACCAGAGCGACCTGCTGGCGCGCGCGCGTGTGGGGGGCGCACCTTCGCACCTCGCGCTGAGCCGCCGCCGCTTTCTGCAGTTTGGCGCCGGTGCGCTCGCGGCCCTCGGGTTGAGCGGCCTGCGCGTCGGCCGCGCGCAGACGCTGGCGCGGGCAGCTTCGGCGCCGGCGCGGCCGCTCCCCGCTTACGCCGAAGACCTCGGCCGCTATCCCTTCTCGCTCCCCGAGCTCGGCTACGCCTACGGCGCGCTCGAGCCCGTGATCGACGCCGAGACGATGACGCTGCACCACCAGGAGCACCACCAGAGCTACGTCGACGCGCTCAACGCGGCGCTTGCGGACTACCCCGAGCTGCAGGGCCGCACCTTGGGCGAGCTGCTCACCACCCTCCCCGAACTGCCCGAAGAGGTGCGGCAAGACGTGCAGAACCAGGGGGGCGGGCACCTCAACCACGCGCTGTGGTGGCGTTGGGTGGCGCCGGGGGGGAGCCGCGAACCCGTCGGGCGCTCGGCGGAGCGCATCGCCGAGACCTTTGGCGACTTGGAGGGCCTTAAAGAGCCCTTTAACGCCGCGGCCGACGCGCGCTTCGGCTCCGGTTGGGCGTGGCTCGTCGTGGACGAGAGCGGCCGGCTCTCGGTGCTCTCGACGCCGAACCAGGACCACCCCATCAGCCAGGGGCTGGTGCCGCTCCTGGGCCTCGACGTCTGGGAACACGCCTACTACCTCTCGTACCGCAACCGCCGCCCGGAGTACATCAACGCCTTCTGGGAGGTGGTCAACTGGGACGCCGTCGAGGAGCAGCACGGCGTCGCGGCAGCGCTCTTCGGGTTTTAG
- a CDS encoding DUF4260 domain-containing protein, which yields MTPTALKASKPRQLLLPPLLLRAEAATELAVLLALYARFGGGWWLFAALFLAPDLGILAYLAGPRVGAMGYNLLHTYPLPAALALIGVAFSAPVALHVALIWAAHIALDRLLGYGLKFPEAFGETHLGRVGDGR from the coding sequence GTGACCCCTACAGCTCTGAAAGCCTCTAAGCCCCGGCAGCTACTCCTGCCACCCCTTTTGCTGCGCGCCGAAGCGGCCACCGAACTCGCCGTGTTGCTTGCTCTCTACGCACGCTTTGGCGGCGGCTGGTGGCTGTTCGCCGCTCTCTTTTTGGCCCCCGACCTCGGCATCCTCGCCTACCTCGCGGGACCGAGGGTCGGCGCGATGGGCTACAACCTGCTCCACACCTACCCCCTTCCCGCAGCGCTCGCGCTCATCGGCGTGGCTTTCTCCGCCCCCGTAGCGCTCCACGTCGCCCTCATCTGGGCGGCGCACATCGCGCTAGACCGCCTCCTCGGCTACGGCCTCAAGTTCCCGGAGGCGTTCGGGGAGACGCACCTAGGAAGGGTCGGCGACGGGCGCTGA
- a CDS encoding TetR/AcrR family transcriptional regulator produces MPYPAKTTSERVLAAALELLERGGEGALSMRALAASLGLSASSLYRHFPNREALLNALGDESTRLLHAALARASAGRDPRGALVGVAHGYLEFARAHPALYDLVMAPRATPGPGKDVWTFLLGVLGGVTGRSDDTAAAVALWSFLHGFVTLERAGLFGPSGPQGGLERGLAALLAGLERT; encoded by the coding sequence ATGCCGTATCCGGCCAAGACGACTTCCGAAAGGGTCCTTGCCGCGGCCCTCGAGCTCCTCGAGCGCGGGGGTGAGGGCGCCCTCTCGATGCGCGCGTTAGCGGCGTCGCTCGGCCTCAGCGCCTCGAGCCTCTACCGCCACTTCCCTAACCGCGAGGCGCTCCTTAACGCGCTGGGGGACGAGAGCACCCGGCTGCTCCACGCCGCTCTGGCGCGGGCGAGCGCCGGGCGCGACCCGAGAGGGGCGCTCGTGGGGGTGGCGCACGGCTACCTCGAGTTCGCGCGCGCGCACCCCGCGCTCTACGACCTGGTGATGGCGCCGCGCGCGACCCCCGGACCGGGCAAGGACGTGTGGACGTTTCTGCTAGGGGTGCTGGGGGGGGTCACGGGACGCTCCGACGACACCGCCGCCGCAGTCGCGCTGTGGTCGTTTCTGCACGGCTTCGTGACGCTAGAGCGCGCCGGGCTGTTCGGCCCCAGCGGTCCGCAAGGGGGTCTGGAGCGGGGGTTGGCGGCGTTGCTGGCGGGGTTAGAACGCACCTGA
- a CDS encoding BlaI/MecI/CopY family transcriptional regulator, whose product MSSPSTPPRPTDAELAILRVLWQRGPSTVREVHDALTGTGDGKAVRYTTTLKQLQVMTDKGLVRRDERSRTHVYEAASSEEETQGALLEHLLRSAFGGSAQQLFLRALSRKVASAEELDELRRLLDERGRGDGER is encoded by the coding sequence ATGTCATCCCCCAGCACGCCACCCCGACCGACCGACGCGGAGTTAGCGATTCTACGGGTGCTCTGGCAGCGCGGCCCGAGCACCGTCCGCGAGGTTCACGACGCGCTCACCGGCACTGGCGACGGCAAAGCGGTGCGCTACACGACGACGCTCAAGCAGCTTCAGGTGATGACCGACAAGGGACTTGTGCGGCGCGACGAGCGCAGCCGCACGCACGTCTACGAGGCGGCCTCTAGCGAGGAAGAGACGCAAGGGGCGCTGCTCGAGCACCTCCTTAGGAGCGCCTTCGGCGGCTCCGCGCAGCAGCTCTTCCTGCGGGCTTTGTCGCGCAAGGTGGCGTCGGCGGAGGAGTTAGACGAGCTGCGCCGCCTGCTGGACGAACGGGGGAGGGGTGACGGTGAGCGCTAG
- a CDS encoding M56 family metallopeptidase, with protein MGALVALGLFALRRPQHRYALGCGALLLMVVLPLLTGVLHYRDLTAPLAASGELGPSSFIPSGGLVGDAAPSVAPPASSSSSSAIPTGTPSAASSSVAQVWGRVSHTLTSSAPWFTGLWLVGVALSLLRLLGSALYAARFGARHRTPAPEAWQQTFRTLAGRLGLRRVPRLVLSSDVDTPLVLGVLRPLVVLPVSALTGVPAAQLSAVLLHELAHIRRYDPLVNLLQCLLETLLFYHPAVWWISRAVRREREACCDDLAVAVCGDARLYARALVGLEALRQREPALALAATDKPLLERVRRLLGMESDVRSAPSLLTVLLVVTLSLGVGLFLTLQPAVAQEEAPSTSLQVAEDETVVTGRVLWQGEPVAGVRLELHSRLELDDDGVCCREPRVLASTTSDEDGTYTFRVSAARAFTIWAYPPTSDYLPVGYDHVSTPGIPFQANVQLMKAIKELEPALTYGVNLTPTLSWQPLPEAARYGVSITKLNETDTVMENYQYTAEPQFTVETPLEENALYYWVVEAYDETGTTLAYGESTFSTSSAQARVPVELTDVGVRTVLPAGWQLVGAGAFEQVTEGGERRRLTFERLPGDDPEAVLRARNESSSAPTESAYGDQTWLWQAGSDRDGRRFVQATTVGGNVYLITAEATDESPVELYAFVLPLVLENFEVIGADEGDNGAGAAPPGTSQHLPALALRRSDNRDAEVFTPAPETGTVAGTVRWHHTPLAGVRVSLRTPRERLEDGSCCVGEQETLQTVSTDENGTYRFEGVTPGEYEVEAEAPSSLYWEFMSSSVNVSAAFEVREDFRLQKVMEVVSPHGEMGVPLSPTLRWKPFPGAARYQTYIHSERTGNQVRSLPSESTEVTLNAPLEPNELYQWSVTAYAEDGTEIAYYSAAHFSTAPAKEQVSVTLPDLGLQMMLFEDWQQVTSNTFEWAHEGGTTYTLAFQTLPGDDAEAALLELGATEEQVHASSYEGKTWWTGVFNGVVRLATELEGQVYLIAADSSPDGTAEFSYAAEVEALGFTLPLVARTLERVGAVAEGRA; from the coding sequence GTGGGCGCGCTCGTCGCGCTCGGGCTCTTCGCGCTGCGCCGCCCGCAGCACCGCTACGCCTTGGGCTGCGGCGCACTGCTTCTGATGGTGGTGCTACCCCTTCTGACGGGGGTGCTGCACTACCGCGACCTCACCGCGCCGCTCGCCGCATCCGGGGAGCTGGGGCCCTCCTCTTTCATCCCCAGCGGCGGCCTGGTCGGTGACGCTGCCCCCTCGGTAGCGCCCCCTGCAAGCTCTTCAAGCTCTTCGGCAATCCCCACGGGTACCCCCTCAGCCGCTTCGTCCTCAGTGGCACAGGTTTGGGGGCGAGTCTCCCACACGCTTACCAGCAGCGCTCCTTGGTTCACCGGCCTCTGGCTTGTCGGCGTCGCGCTTTCCTTGCTGCGGCTTCTTGGCAGCGCGCTCTACGCCGCCCGCTTTGGTGCGCGCCACCGGACCCCGGCCCCGGAAGCGTGGCAACAGACCTTTCGGACGTTGGCGGGGCGGCTCGGTCTGCGCCGCGTCCCGCGCCTCGTGCTTTCAAGCGACGTGGATACGCCCCTCGTGCTCGGCGTCCTGCGGCCCTTGGTGGTGCTGCCCGTGAGCGCCCTCACCGGCGTTCCGGCGGCGCAGCTCTCGGCCGTGCTGCTCCACGAACTCGCCCACATCCGGCGGTACGACCCGCTCGTCAACCTCTTGCAGTGCCTCCTTGAGACCCTGCTGTTCTATCACCCAGCCGTGTGGTGGATCTCGCGCGCCGTGCGCCGCGAGCGCGAGGCGTGCTGCGACGACCTCGCGGTGGCGGTCTGTGGGGACGCGCGGCTCTACGCGCGGGCCTTGGTGGGGCTCGAGGCGCTGCGCCAACGGGAGCCCGCGCTGGCGCTCGCCGCGACGGACAAACCGCTTTTGGAGCGGGTGAGGAGGTTACTCGGTATGGAATCCGACGTTCGTTCTGCACCTTCACTGCTGACGGTGCTGCTGGTTGTCACCTTGTCGTTAGGCGTGGGACTCTTCTTGACGCTGCAACCTGCGGTTGCACAAGAGGAGGCGCCTTCTACTTCTTTGCAAGTTGCTGAAGACGAAACGGTCGTGACGGGGCGCGTGCTCTGGCAAGGTGAGCCCGTCGCGGGGGTGCGCCTCGAGCTTCATAGCCGCCTCGAGCTGGACGACGACGGTGTCTGCTGCCGAGAGCCGCGCGTGTTGGCGAGCACGACCTCGGATGAAGATGGGACCTATACCTTTCGGGTAAGCGCGGCGCGTGCTTTCACCATCTGGGCGTATCCACCTACAAGCGACTATCTACCGGTGGGCTACGACCACGTATCTACCCCTGGTATTCCATTTCAAGCGAACGTTCAGCTCATGAAGGCCATTAAAGAACTAGAACCTGCTTTGACCTATGGGGTCAACCTCACGCCGACGCTAAGCTGGCAGCCTCTTCCAGAAGCTGCGCGGTACGGAGTAAGCATCACAAAGCTGAATGAAACCGATACAGTAATGGAAAATTATCAATATACGGCTGAGCCGCAGTTCACGGTAGAAACGCCGCTCGAGGAAAATGCCCTCTACTACTGGGTGGTGGAAGCGTACGATGAGACTGGCACGACGCTTGCTTATGGTGAATCGACCTTTTCTACTTCCTCAGCGCAGGCGCGCGTACCTGTAGAGCTGACGGATGTGGGTGTTCGTACCGTCCTGCCGGCTGGTTGGCAGTTGGTAGGGGCGGGCGCTTTCGAGCAGGTTACCGAAGGCGGCGAGCGGCGCAGGTTGACGTTCGAGAGGCTTCCCGGCGACGACCCCGAGGCGGTGCTAAGGGCTCGCAACGAGTCCTCGAGCGCCCCTACCGAGAGCGCCTATGGAGACCAAACGTGGCTGTGGCAAGCCGGAAGTGACCGCGACGGACGGCGCTTCGTTCAAGCGACGACCGTAGGCGGTAACGTTTATCTCATAACAGCAGAAGCAACAGACGAGTCTCCGGTAGAGCTTTACGCCTTTGTTCTGCCGCTCGTGCTGGAAAACTTCGAGGTTATAGGGGCTGATGAAGGGGACAATGGCGCGGGTGCAGCACCTCCTGGAACAAGCCAACACCTGCCGGCCCTTGCACTGCGGCGCAGCGACAATCGAGATGCTGAGGTCTTTACTCCAGCCCCTGAGACCGGAACCGTAGCGGGCACCGTGAGATGGCACCACACCCCGCTCGCCGGGGTGCGGGTCAGCTTGAGGACGCCTCGAGAGCGCCTCGAGGACGGAAGCTGCTGCGTAGGCGAGCAGGAGACGCTTCAGACCGTTAGCACGGACGAAAATGGTACGTACCGTTTTGAGGGGGTGACGCCGGGTGAGTACGAAGTGGAGGCGGAGGCGCCCTCGAGCCTCTACTGGGAGTTTATGAGCAGCAGTGTGAACGTGAGCGCCGCCTTCGAGGTGCGGGAAGACTTCCGCTTACAAAAAGTTATGGAGGTGGTCAGCCCTCATGGAGAGATGGGGGTGCCTCTCTCACCGACACTGCGTTGGAAGCCCTTCCCTGGTGCAGCGCGGTATCAGACGTATATCCATAGCGAGCGAACGGGTAATCAGGTAAGGAGCTTGCCGTCCGAAAGCACCGAGGTGACGCTGAACGCGCCGCTCGAGCCCAACGAACTCTATCAGTGGTCGGTCACTGCATATGCAGAGGACGGTACTGAAATCGCCTACTACTCCGCTGCACACTTCTCCACCGCGCCAGCCAAGGAGCAGGTCTCCGTCACCCTGCCCGACCTCGGCCTTCAGATGATGCTTTTCGAGGATTGGCAGCAAGTCACGTCCAACACGTTTGAGTGGGCACACGAGGGCGGCACGACCTACACCTTGGCGTTTCAGACGTTGCCTGGAGATGACGCCGAGGCGGCGCTGCTCGAGTTAGGCGCTACAGAGGAGCAGGTACACGCCTCTAGCTATGAGGGCAAGACGTGGTGGACGGGCGTGTTTAATGGCGTCGTTCGTCTCGCGACCGAACTGGAGGGGCAGGTTTACCTCATCGCGGCCGATAGCAGCCCGGACGGTACGGCTGAGTTCTCTTATGCTGCGGAGGTTGAAGCCCTCGGGTTCACGCTGCCTCTAGTGGCGCGGACGCTCGAGCGGGTTGGCGCGGTGGCTGAAGGTCGAGCGTAA
- a CDS encoding spore photoproduct lyase family protein, whose protein sequence is MARPHPAPVSQPRPKPPSPKLWRPKRVLFTPDALEQPFGQRLLERMQSLGLDITLLRSNRLTGLRGKDARETYRLAKQTLAVVNAPPSLLALQPIPPSADLQFHLAKGCPAHCQYCYLAGSLAGPPVTRVYANLPEILGALARYERPGHVTTFEVSCYTDPLALEHLTGSLSECVRYFGTREGARLRFVSKFDAVAPLLTLPHGGRTQARVSVNAAPISLRLEGGVAPVAARLGGLRQLAAAGYPVGVVVAPIMPVEGWREHYGALLDEVARAVGDVRELTFELITHRFTPGSKEVLLDWYPNTALDMDEQTRAVKRNKFGGLKYVYGKDTMSELRGFFETELARRFPQARVLYWT, encoded by the coding sequence ATGGCCCGGCCTCACCCTGCCCCTGTCTCGCAACCCCGCCCCAAACCCCCGAGCCCCAAACTGTGGCGTCCCAAACGCGTGCTCTTTACGCCCGACGCTTTGGAGCAGCCCTTTGGTCAGCGGCTCTTGGAGCGGATGCAGTCCTTGGGCCTCGACATCACGCTGCTTAGGAGCAACCGCCTGACCGGCTTGCGCGGCAAAGACGCGCGTGAGACCTACCGGCTCGCTAAACAGACCCTGGCGGTCGTCAACGCGCCGCCCAGCTTGCTCGCGCTCCAGCCCATCCCGCCCTCAGCCGACCTGCAGTTTCACCTCGCCAAGGGCTGCCCCGCGCACTGCCAGTACTGCTACCTAGCGGGCTCGCTCGCTGGGCCGCCCGTGACGCGCGTCTACGCCAACCTGCCCGAGATCTTGGGCGCTTTGGCGCGCTATGAGCGGCCGGGGCACGTGACGACCTTCGAGGTGTCGTGTTACACCGACCCGCTGGCTCTAGAGCACCTGACGGGCAGCTTGTCCGAGTGCGTGCGCTACTTCGGCACCCGCGAGGGCGCGCGGTTGCGCTTTGTGAGCAAGTTTGACGCGGTAGCGCCGCTTCTGACGTTACCGCACGGCGGTCGGACGCAGGCGCGCGTGTCGGTGAACGCCGCGCCCATCAGCCTGCGGCTCGAGGGCGGCGTGGCGCCCGTCGCGGCGCGCCTCGGTGGGTTGCGGCAGCTCGCGGCGGCGGGCTACCCGGTAGGCGTGGTGGTGGCCCCCATCATGCCCGTGGAGGGCTGGCGCGAGCACTACGGCGCCCTCTTGGACGAGGTGGCGCGGGCGGTCGGCGACGTGCGCGAGCTGACCTTCGAGCTGATCACCCATCGCTTCACCCCCGGCTCCAAGGAGGTGCTCCTGGACTGGTACCCGAACACCGCTTTGGACATGGACGAACAGACGCGGGCGGTCAAACGCAACAAGTTCGGCGGGCTCAAGTACGTCTATGGCAAGGACACGATGAGCGAGCTGCGGGGTTTTTTCGAGACCGAGCTGGCGCGGCGCTTTCCGCAGGCGCGCGTGCTCTACTGGACGTGA